One Fuerstiella marisgermanici DNA window includes the following coding sequences:
- a CDS encoding peptidase domain-containing ABC transporter, whose product MINRIPDSVAAGSWILEQLTLQLPDVEMAAGRRAWHEAQSAWPGNEQRLWWKWLAEAASSIGIQTKTIDCSVAEAVALVRNGARIVTCQQTADGNGEWLSARLISSHRVELQRTDNVGSTRIIRLSRVRKALRQFEQDGRVRCVVIRGDLSSDVQQTRKLEPFARLQALLKPEWSDIWIVMTFAFVVGLLTLATPIAVEALVNTVAFGRFVQPIFVLALILLTFLSFAAAMRALQTYVVELIQRRLFARVAGDLAFRLPRAQQEATDGIYLPELTNRFFDIVTVQKVAASLLLDGIGLILSAIIGMAVLAFYHPWLLGFDVVMMALIAFIIFVLGRGAVASAIKESKNKYNMASWLEDIARCPTTFRTAGGTDLALERTDRMVHEYLEARQKHFRILMRQILFALGLQAVASTALLGIGGWLVIDGQLTLGQLVAAELIVTVIVRAFAKIGKHMESFYDLLASVDKLGSLFDLPTEKHDGILEMRASGPAMLNVDAVELKRAADRKHLHAAISFNAPPGTSVALLGTSGSGKSTMMDLIYGLRAPTAGHVTIDGYDPLDLRSDVLRGNVSLVRRAEIFHGSLEENVHLHRATVTSADVRAALEQVGLYEQVLTFPDGFDTKLNGDGVPLSGTQVDMLCLARAIAGKPRLLLVDGLLDSLSDDELEAAVRSLSHPDHPWTLVIGTGRRSISDRCDQVIDLRSNERTGQQLETEGMSS is encoded by the coding sequence ATGATTAACCGAATTCCTGACAGCGTGGCCGCGGGATCGTGGATCCTTGAGCAACTGACGCTGCAGCTGCCAGACGTGGAAATGGCCGCCGGACGGAGGGCATGGCACGAGGCACAATCGGCATGGCCGGGCAACGAACAGCGTCTGTGGTGGAAATGGCTTGCTGAGGCAGCGTCCAGCATCGGAATCCAGACGAAGACGATCGATTGTTCCGTTGCCGAAGCCGTCGCTTTGGTCCGCAATGGTGCTCGAATTGTCACCTGCCAGCAAACGGCCGATGGCAATGGTGAGTGGCTGAGCGCGCGGCTGATCAGTTCACACCGCGTCGAATTACAAAGAACCGACAACGTCGGCAGTACCCGGATAATTCGCCTAAGCCGCGTTCGCAAGGCGCTGCGACAATTCGAGCAGGACGGTCGAGTTCGCTGTGTTGTGATCCGTGGCGACCTGTCTTCAGACGTGCAGCAGACGCGTAAGCTGGAACCGTTCGCGCGGTTGCAGGCTTTGTTGAAGCCCGAATGGTCAGACATCTGGATTGTGATGACCTTCGCGTTTGTTGTCGGTTTGTTGACACTGGCAACTCCGATCGCTGTTGAGGCGCTGGTTAACACGGTGGCCTTTGGGCGATTTGTGCAGCCAATTTTTGTGCTCGCCCTGATCTTGCTGACGTTCCTGTCGTTTGCGGCGGCTATGCGAGCTCTACAGACTTACGTGGTGGAACTCATACAGCGACGGCTGTTCGCGCGGGTGGCCGGTGACCTGGCGTTTCGGCTTCCGCGAGCTCAACAGGAAGCAACCGACGGGATCTATCTACCGGAACTTACCAATCGCTTTTTCGACATTGTGACCGTTCAAAAGGTGGCCGCGTCGTTACTGTTGGATGGCATCGGCCTGATCCTGAGTGCGATTATCGGGATGGCTGTCCTGGCGTTTTATCATCCGTGGCTGTTGGGCTTCGATGTCGTGATGATGGCACTGATTGCCTTTATCATTTTTGTGCTGGGACGAGGGGCGGTAGCTAGCGCGATCAAGGAATCCAAGAACAAGTACAACATGGCATCGTGGCTGGAAGATATCGCCCGCTGCCCAACGACCTTTCGCACAGCCGGCGGCACTGATCTGGCTCTGGAACGTACCGACCGCATGGTGCACGAATATCTGGAAGCCAGACAAAAGCACTTCCGAATTCTGATGCGGCAGATTCTGTTTGCACTGGGACTGCAGGCTGTCGCGAGTACAGCGCTGCTGGGCATTGGCGGCTGGTTGGTGATCGATGGCCAGTTGACTCTTGGACAGCTGGTCGCTGCGGAGCTGATTGTGACAGTGATTGTGCGAGCCTTCGCTAAGATCGGCAAGCACATGGAAAGTTTCTACGACCTGCTGGCTTCTGTGGACAAACTGGGGTCGCTGTTTGATTTGCCGACCGAGAAGCACGACGGGATCCTGGAAATGCGTGCGTCAGGGCCGGCAATGCTGAATGTCGACGCAGTGGAACTCAAACGCGCTGCCGACCGAAAGCACCTGCACGCCGCCATTTCCTTCAACGCACCGCCTGGAACTTCTGTGGCATTGCTCGGCACCAGCGGCAGCGGCAAGAGCACGATGATGGATCTGATTTATGGCTTGCGAGCACCGACGGCAGGTCATGTCACGATTGACGGTTACGACCCACTGGATCTTCGGTCCGATGTCCTGCGTGGCAACGTTTCTCTTGTGAGACGAGCTGAGATCTTTCACGGGAGTCTGGAAGAAAACGTTCATCTGCACCGAGCCACAGTGACGTCCGCCGATGTCCGCGCGGCTTTGGAACAGGTCGGGCTATACGAGCAGGTGTTGACGTTCCCGGACGGCTTCGACACCAAACTAAACGGCGACGGTGTGCCTTTGTCGGGGACTCAGGTGGACATGCTGTGTCTGGCTCGAGCCATCGCTGGTAAGCCGCGTTTGCTATTGGTGGACGGTTTACTGGATTCGCTGTCTGACGATGAACTGGAAGCCGCCGTTCGTAGTCTATCGCATCCTGATCACCCGTGGACGCTGGTGATTGGCACCGGGCGCAGGTCAATTTCTGATCGGTGTGATCAAGTCATTGACCTACGCTCCAATGAACGCACTGGGCAGCAGCTGGAAACTGAAGGGATGTCCTCATGA
- a CDS encoding HlyD family secretion protein: MKNREDTIYNDQMFSGRMLGPSAYSEALLPSLRLARSSRFARRIGKILLLSLVIGFIFVTIAPWQQSVTGSGNVIAFAPRERQQTIEVPIKGRVVRWGDNVFENAHVKKGDLIAEIQDVDPNLMGRLEDQVAATKAQFEATKTLLAASERNRDAAEKIVLSQQSLLQTYQSAKEQIVASADAAIAGAKNKVEAERKQLEEVAAALTQIEADFERQKQLFEEKIVAEVKFQLAERKYLEAKAKVAKAEAYVESAQNDLIGKERDRDAKEQKAQGDIDYATSLLDKAKGDVAKSESEVAKATSEMNKAKKALSEMDTKMARQQSQTILAPFDGFLTSISANQGSQILKEGDTLCVIVPDTKDRAVQVWLDGNDAPLVKPNSHVRLQFEGWPAVQFAGWPSVAVGTFGGKVVSVDATDDGQGKFRVLVRPDDDRHGWPDERYLRQGVRANAWVLLEQVPLWYEVWRNMNGFPPVLTDSGDGKDKPKKPKLPK, from the coding sequence ATGAAGAATCGCGAAGACACAATATACAACGATCAAATGTTCTCCGGCCGTATGCTCGGTCCGTCGGCCTACAGCGAGGCGCTGTTGCCATCGCTGCGACTGGCTCGCTCGTCGCGGTTCGCTCGACGGATTGGCAAGATCCTGTTGTTGTCGTTGGTTATTGGGTTCATCTTCGTCACCATCGCGCCCTGGCAGCAATCTGTGACAGGCAGCGGCAATGTGATTGCCTTCGCACCGCGAGAACGCCAGCAGACAATCGAAGTCCCAATCAAAGGGCGTGTGGTGAGATGGGGGGACAACGTTTTTGAGAATGCTCATGTCAAAAAAGGAGACCTCATCGCCGAGATCCAGGACGTCGACCCGAACCTGATGGGACGACTGGAAGACCAGGTCGCTGCGACAAAAGCTCAGTTCGAAGCCACCAAAACGTTGCTGGCGGCCAGTGAACGCAACCGAGATGCTGCAGAAAAAATTGTGCTGTCTCAGCAGTCGCTGCTGCAGACTTATCAGTCGGCCAAAGAGCAGATCGTTGCTTCGGCCGATGCCGCGATTGCGGGGGCAAAAAATAAGGTCGAAGCGGAACGCAAGCAGTTAGAAGAAGTTGCAGCCGCGTTAACGCAGATCGAAGCGGACTTCGAACGTCAAAAGCAATTGTTTGAAGAGAAGATCGTTGCTGAGGTGAAGTTTCAGCTTGCCGAACGAAAGTACCTGGAAGCGAAGGCCAAAGTTGCGAAGGCGGAAGCCTACGTCGAATCCGCTCAGAACGATCTGATCGGAAAAGAACGCGATCGCGACGCTAAAGAACAGAAGGCTCAGGGCGACATCGATTACGCCACGTCATTGCTGGACAAGGCGAAAGGCGATGTCGCGAAGTCGGAAAGCGAAGTGGCCAAGGCTACGTCGGAAATGAACAAAGCGAAAAAAGCCTTGTCCGAAATGGACACCAAGATGGCCCGACAGCAGAGCCAGACGATTCTTGCGCCGTTCGACGGGTTCCTGACCTCCATCAGCGCGAATCAAGGGAGTCAGATCTTAAAGGAAGGTGACACGCTGTGCGTGATCGTTCCGGATACAAAAGACCGAGCCGTTCAGGTGTGGCTCGACGGCAACGACGCTCCACTGGTGAAGCCCAACAGTCATGTTCGGCTTCAGTTTGAGGGTTGGCCGGCCGTGCAGTTTGCCGGATGGCCATCTGTTGCCGTGGGAACGTTCGGCGGAAAGGTCGTTTCCGTGGATGCGACCGACGACGGCCAGGGTAAGTTTCGCGTTCTTGTTCGCCCCGACGACGATCGCCATGGCTGGCCCGATGAGCGGTATTTGCGACAAGGTGTGAGAGCCAACGCGTGGGTGTTGCTGGAACAAGTGCCGCTGTGGTACGAAGTTTGGCGAAACATGAACGGCTTTCCACCGGTCCTGACTGACAGCGGTGACGGCAAAGACAAGCCGAAGAAGCCGAAACTGCCGAAGTAG
- a CDS encoding TolC family protein translates to MIRAMVGRVYILLLLLQIGCTASQQARITSDSLPSSINDAVVELDDQAVSPAEASEEPVHDKTVLASEETHTETAETPDSLLVSFQSASDESTAALPVEPELNPAVSLDAVIDSVHLSYPLVRAAYQERQIANGNQLSAWGAFDTKLKAASENGPLGYYETYRNSAGFSTPIYGGGEFFGGYRNGGGDFQPWYKERETNDGGEFKGGVRVPLIRDRDIDARRAEVWRSTYDQQIADPVIRASLVQFTREAGLAYWKWVAAGHKYRLGRRWVELAKDRNDRIQIRVDRGDLDPPELIDNQRAIAKREAKLAAALLDFQQASAKLSLFLRDANGRPIVLSDAALPEFPALRDLTLAQLDADINRAQQSRPELLTLELQLQRLRVDYSEACNLTLPGLDAQLSGSQDVGEPTSKTRDKSEFELEAALFFDVPLQRRKGRGKMAAVQAKMSQVAAKRQMVQDKVAAEMQSVYAGLIQSRDEVLKAREAVRLATRMAEIELRKFEVGQSDLLKVALREQYALEAAEEEISATYNHFSAFSDYAAVLAVDRPVLHLLPE, encoded by the coding sequence ATGATTAGAGCAATGGTCGGCCGAGTCTATATTCTCCTGCTCCTACTGCAAATCGGCTGCACGGCGTCTCAGCAAGCTCGGATTACGTCCGATAGCCTTCCGTCAAGCATCAACGATGCCGTGGTGGAATTGGATGACCAGGCCGTTTCGCCCGCAGAGGCGTCTGAAGAACCCGTGCACGACAAAACCGTGCTCGCGTCTGAGGAGACGCATACCGAGACGGCGGAAACTCCGGACTCGTTGTTGGTGTCTTTCCAGTCGGCATCCGATGAGTCTACCGCCGCTTTGCCCGTTGAGCCCGAATTGAATCCCGCTGTGTCGCTCGACGCAGTGATAGATTCTGTTCATCTGTCTTACCCGTTGGTGCGGGCAGCTTATCAGGAACGCCAGATCGCCAACGGAAACCAGCTTTCCGCATGGGGTGCGTTCGACACGAAGCTGAAGGCAGCCAGCGAGAACGGGCCGCTGGGGTATTACGAAACGTATCGCAACAGCGCCGGATTTTCGACGCCGATTTATGGGGGCGGTGAGTTCTTCGGAGGCTATCGCAACGGTGGCGGCGATTTTCAGCCGTGGTACAAAGAACGCGAAACCAACGACGGCGGCGAATTCAAGGGCGGGGTGCGAGTGCCGTTGATCCGAGATCGGGACATTGATGCTCGCCGAGCTGAAGTCTGGCGTTCCACGTACGACCAACAAATTGCCGATCCCGTTATTCGCGCGAGTCTGGTTCAGTTCACTCGTGAGGCTGGCTTGGCGTATTGGAAATGGGTCGCCGCCGGGCACAAGTACCGACTTGGGCGGCGATGGGTAGAGCTGGCGAAAGACCGCAACGATCGCATTCAAATTCGCGTTGACCGGGGCGATCTGGATCCGCCGGAGTTGATCGACAACCAAAGAGCGATTGCCAAACGCGAAGCAAAGCTGGCCGCCGCGCTGCTCGATTTCCAGCAGGCCTCTGCCAAGCTTTCGCTGTTTTTGAGAGACGCCAATGGCAGGCCCATCGTGCTGTCCGATGCTGCGTTGCCCGAGTTCCCAGCGTTGCGCGATCTCACTTTGGCACAGCTTGATGCCGATATTAACCGGGCTCAACAAAGCCGTCCGGAACTGTTGACCCTGGAACTGCAATTGCAGCGACTGCGCGTCGATTACTCAGAGGCTTGTAATCTGACTTTACCCGGGCTGGACGCTCAACTTTCGGGTTCGCAGGATGTGGGCGAGCCGACCAGCAAGACACGTGATAAATCGGAGTTTGAATTGGAAGCTGCGTTGTTCTTTGACGTGCCGCTGCAGCGTCGAAAAGGTCGCGGCAAGATGGCGGCCGTTCAGGCAAAGATGTCGCAGGTGGCTGCGAAGCGGCAAATGGTTCAGGACAAAGTGGCTGCTGAGATGCAATCGGTTTACGCCGGATTGATCCAGTCTCGTGACGAAGTGTTGAAGGCACGTGAGGCGGTGCGGCTCGCAACACGCATGGCCGAAATCGAACTGCGAAAATTCGAAGTCGGCCAAAGCGATTTACTGAAAGTGGCGCTGCGAGAACAATACGCACTTGAAGCCGCGGAAGAAGAAATCTCAGCCACGTACAACCACTTCTCGGCGTTCAGTGACTACGCTGCCGTGCTTGCCGTGGACCGACCAGTCCTGCACCTGTTGCCGGAATGA
- a CDS encoding ThuA domain-containing protein: MKRFTTIIALLFSLVSFNTSHAAEPMKALIVDGQNNHKVWPITTPMMKDYLEETKLFTVDVATAAPEGTDPNFKPDFSKYDVVISNFGHGASPWPEETQKAFEKYVSGGGGFVVVHAADNSFPEWTAYNEMIGLGGWGGRTEKSGPYVYTNAKGDVIRDTSPGKGGNHGKQWEFPVVVRDKHHPITKGMPVEWLHTKDELYDQLRGPAQNMEILATAESQVTGRHEPMIFTVRYGKGRVFHTPMGHAEYSMECVGFITTLQRGTEWAATGKVTVPIPDDFPTADKTSSRTK, translated from the coding sequence GTGAAACGTTTCACTACCATCATCGCCCTGCTCTTTAGCCTGGTGTCCTTCAACACAAGCCATGCCGCTGAGCCCATGAAGGCTCTGATCGTAGATGGGCAGAACAACCACAAAGTGTGGCCCATCACCACGCCAATGATGAAGGACTATCTGGAAGAAACGAAGCTGTTCACTGTCGACGTCGCAACGGCGGCTCCTGAAGGCACCGACCCCAATTTCAAACCCGACTTCAGCAAGTACGATGTCGTGATCAGCAACTTCGGTCACGGAGCTTCCCCATGGCCAGAGGAAACTCAGAAGGCGTTCGAAAAATACGTCAGCGGCGGTGGAGGATTTGTTGTCGTCCACGCTGCCGACAACTCGTTTCCCGAATGGACTGCCTACAACGAAATGATCGGACTCGGCGGCTGGGGCGGACGCACCGAAAAAAGCGGCCCGTACGTCTACACCAATGCCAAAGGCGACGTCATTCGCGACACGTCACCCGGTAAAGGCGGCAACCATGGAAAGCAGTGGGAATTCCCGGTTGTTGTGCGAGACAAGCATCACCCGATCACAAAAGGCATGCCGGTGGAATGGCTGCACACCAAGGATGAACTTTACGACCAGCTTCGCGGCCCGGCTCAGAACATGGAGATCCTCGCGACCGCGGAATCTCAGGTCACCGGCCGGCACGAACCGATGATCTTCACCGTTCGCTACGGCAAGGGCCGAGTCTTCCACACGCCGATGGGGCACGCTGAATATTCGATGGAATGCGTTGGCTTTATCACCACGCTGCAACGCGGCACAGAATGGGCGGCGACTGGAAAAGTCACGGTGCCAATCCCGGACGATTTCCCAACCGCCGACAAGACGAGCAGCCGCACCAAATAA
- a CDS encoding DUF58 domain-containing protein, whose product MPDPLPTNPTELARFGKLELIARQLVEGLMMGRHRSPFKGSSVEFVEHREYYPGDEIRHIDWRAYGKTGRYYIKEFEDETNLRAHLLVDASGSMSYSGSTLSKFDYARMLTAAVAWLLLGQRDSVGMVTFDSKLREQLRPSSNRDIFRQITHVLEETEPGKDTSLTSVIEEILPTIKRRSLLVLISDCFDGLDKLEPTLQRLRHARHEVIIFRIAAPEEIDFPFDRPTQFRNLEVADQRLLVDPARLRKEYLRQYAEFSDGLEKVCGMLGIEHRLIRTSDPLQEVLGGWLAERMALQASRR is encoded by the coding sequence ATGCCCGATCCACTTCCCACAAACCCAACAGAACTCGCTCGCTTCGGCAAGCTGGAACTGATTGCGCGGCAATTGGTAGAAGGTCTGATGATGGGGCGGCATCGCAGCCCGTTCAAAGGGTCGAGCGTCGAATTTGTTGAACACCGCGAATACTACCCCGGCGACGAAATCCGCCACATCGACTGGCGAGCCTACGGTAAGACCGGACGTTACTACATCAAGGAATTCGAAGACGAAACCAATCTGCGAGCCCACCTGCTGGTCGATGCCAGCGGCAGCATGAGCTATTCCGGCAGCACGCTCAGCAAGTTCGACTACGCCCGAATGCTGACGGCCGCCGTTGCGTGGCTGTTGCTGGGACAGCGTGATTCCGTCGGAATGGTCACCTTTGATTCGAAGCTCCGCGAACAGCTTCGGCCGTCCAGCAATCGAGACATCTTTCGCCAGATCACACACGTGCTGGAAGAAACTGAGCCCGGCAAAGACACAAGCCTGACCAGCGTTATCGAAGAGATTCTGCCCACCATCAAACGTCGCAGTCTGCTGGTGCTGATCAGCGATTGCTTTGATGGTCTCGACAAGCTGGAGCCAACCCTGCAGCGTCTGCGACACGCCCGGCACGAAGTGATTATCTTCCGCATTGCCGCGCCGGAAGAAATCGACTTTCCCTTCGACCGACCGACTCAATTTCGCAATCTTGAAGTCGCCGATCAGCGGCTTCTGGTCGACCCGGCTCGCCTGCGCAAAGAATACCTTCGGCAATACGCTGAGTTCTCTGACGGTCTGGAAAAGGTGTGCGGGATGCTGGGCATCGAACATCGGCTCATCAGGACGTCCGACCCGCTGCAGGAGGTACTTGGCGGCTGGCTGGCCGAACGAATGGCGTTGCAGGCGTCGCGCAGGTAA
- a CDS encoding 7-carboxy-7-deazaguanine synthase QueE, with protein sequence MFISETYESFQGEGPFAETSSLFIRTSGCNLRCSFCDTPYTSWHPEGDQVSLEELAAQIAASTAPHVVLTGGEPMLAPQLSELTDICRTAEKVITIETAGTVDRSVECDLMAISPKLRNSTPDDAVWSIRHEETRHQPAVIRSLFARYDSILKFVIDVDADVAEVEEYLTEFPQVERSKVWLMPQARTREELSEKTDWVRTAAESHGFQFSSRLHVEKFGNMRGV encoded by the coding sequence GTGTTCATCTCCGAAACCTACGAATCCTTTCAGGGCGAAGGCCCGTTCGCAGAAACCTCGTCGCTGTTCATACGCACGTCCGGCTGTAACCTGCGCTGTTCGTTTTGCGACACGCCGTATACGTCGTGGCACCCGGAAGGCGATCAGGTTTCTCTGGAAGAACTTGCCGCACAAATCGCTGCCAGCACAGCGCCGCATGTGGTCCTGACGGGTGGCGAACCGATGCTGGCTCCTCAACTTTCTGAGCTCACCGACATCTGCCGCACTGCCGAAAAGGTCATCACGATTGAAACTGCTGGCACGGTCGATCGGTCGGTCGAATGCGACCTGATGGCCATCAGTCCCAAGCTAAGAAACTCAACTCCCGACGACGCTGTCTGGTCCATTCGGCATGAAGAAACGCGACATCAGCCGGCCGTGATTCGTTCTCTGTTTGCACGCTACGATTCGATTCTGAAATTTGTAATCGATGTCGATGCGGACGTGGCTGAGGTCGAAGAATACCTGACCGAGTTTCCGCAGGTGGAAAGAAGCAAAGTCTGGTTGATGCCCCAGGCTCGCACGCGGGAGGAACTTTCCGAAAAGACTGACTGGGTTCGAACAGCGGCCGAATCGCACGGATTCCAATTCTCATCGCGGCTGCACGTTGAAAAGTTTGGTAACATGCGCGGTGTGTGA
- the queC gene encoding 7-cyano-7-deazaguanine synthase QueC, which yields MSSRKKAVVLISGGLDSATIMAFARSEGYELHGISFDYGQRHHFELQAAEKVCAANNVASHVVFPVDTAIFRGSALTNDIDVPHNRSDDEMSGSIPVTYVPARNTIFLSIALGLAESLGAHDLFIGVNAVDYSGYPDCRPEFVAAFEAMANLATKAGVEGQKIKVHAPLITMTKAQIIQRGVELGVDYSLTHSCYDPSPDGISCGECDSCLLRLKGFADAGAIDPIAYQN from the coding sequence ATGTCCTCACGCAAAAAAGCGGTCGTCCTCATCAGCGGCGGCCTCGATTCCGCCACGATCATGGCGTTCGCTCGCAGCGAAGGTTACGAACTTCACGGCATTTCGTTCGACTACGGCCAGCGGCATCACTTCGAACTTCAGGCCGCCGAAAAAGTGTGCGCCGCCAATAATGTTGCCAGTCACGTGGTGTTTCCGGTCGACACTGCCATCTTTCGAGGTTCCGCTTTAACCAACGACATCGACGTGCCTCATAATCGCTCAGACGACGAAATGAGCGGCAGCATTCCGGTCACGTATGTTCCGGCCCGTAACACCATCTTCCTTTCCATCGCACTGGGGCTGGCAGAATCATTGGGGGCTCACGATCTGTTCATCGGCGTCAACGCCGTCGACTACAGCGGCTACCCCGACTGCCGCCCGGAATTCGTGGCCGCCTTCGAAGCGATGGCGAACCTCGCCACCAAAGCGGGCGTCGAAGGCCAGAAGATCAAAGTGCACGCGCCGCTGATCACGATGACAAAGGCCCAGATCATTCAACGCGGTGTGGAACTAGGAGTCGACTATTCCCTGACTCACAGTTGTTACGATCCATCGCCAGACGGCATCAGCTGTGGCGAATGTGATTCGTGTCTCTTAAGGCTCAAAGGGTTCGCGGACGCGGGGGCTATTGACCCGATTGCTTACCAGAACTGA
- the hflX gene encoding GTPase HflX → MGDPKREELKVADQKAILVGVFNPDDCSSKEAALDELKGLVKTAGVNVVGEIVQFRENPHPAHCLGTGKLEELKQLVESTEAEMVVFDNNLTPSQGRALEQAVEKPIVDRSEVILDIFATHAQTHEAMLQVELAQLMYFRTRLKRMWTHLERITGGIGAGRGPGEKQLETDRRLIDKRISELKAKLKHVEQRRERTVSQRREQPTVSLVGYTNAGKSTLMRALTGADVLVEDKLFATLDTRTRRWSVPNYGEVLLSDTVGFVRNLPHHLVASFRSTLEEARHADLLLHVVDASNTEAESQIHTCYEVLEEIGVDCSNVVLVLNKVDQVEDRSFIDVLRRHYDNTITISAATGQGLEKLSTLVAERLAGGFVTVEIETATGNGKLLSWLTQHAEELDRSYTDDSLARVKITCRMARRFVNAIEEPDTTLRYLEEAEPPQQVIGVAGG, encoded by the coding sequence TTGGGTGATCCCAAACGCGAAGAATTGAAAGTTGCCGATCAAAAAGCCATTTTGGTGGGTGTGTTCAATCCCGACGACTGCTCAAGCAAAGAGGCGGCTCTTGACGAATTGAAGGGGCTGGTCAAAACGGCGGGCGTAAATGTCGTTGGCGAAATCGTTCAGTTCCGTGAAAATCCGCATCCAGCTCATTGTCTGGGGACCGGCAAGCTGGAAGAACTGAAGCAGTTGGTCGAATCGACCGAAGCGGAGATGGTGGTCTTCGATAATAACCTCACGCCATCGCAGGGCCGAGCTCTTGAGCAGGCGGTGGAAAAGCCGATTGTCGACCGCAGCGAAGTGATTCTGGATATCTTCGCCACGCACGCGCAAACGCACGAAGCGATGCTGCAGGTTGAGCTCGCTCAGCTGATGTACTTTCGCACGCGACTGAAACGCATGTGGACTCACCTGGAACGAATTACCGGCGGTATCGGAGCCGGGCGTGGTCCGGGGGAAAAACAGCTTGAAACCGACCGTCGTCTGATCGACAAGCGAATCTCGGAACTCAAGGCGAAACTGAAACACGTCGAACAGCGTCGCGAACGCACGGTGTCTCAACGCCGCGAGCAACCAACCGTGTCACTGGTGGGTTATACGAATGCCGGCAAGAGTACCTTGATGCGAGCGTTAACCGGAGCCGACGTGCTGGTGGAAGACAAGCTGTTTGCGACATTGGATACTCGCACGCGCCGCTGGTCCGTTCCGAATTACGGCGAAGTGTTGTTGAGTGATACGGTTGGGTTTGTTCGCAACCTGCCTCACCATCTGGTCGCGTCGTTCCGATCGACTCTGGAAGAAGCTCGCCACGCTGACCTGCTGCTGCACGTTGTTGACGCCAGCAACACAGAAGCGGAGTCGCAGATTCACACGTGCTATGAAGTGCTTGAAGAAATTGGCGTCGATTGCTCGAACGTGGTGCTGGTTCTAAACAAGGTGGACCAGGTCGAAGATCGTTCTTTCATCGATGTTCTTCGTCGCCACTACGACAACACGATCACAATTAGCGCGGCCACAGGGCAGGGATTGGAAAAGCTGTCGACCCTGGTCGCCGAACGCCTGGCGGGCGGTTTTGTGACGGTGGAAATCGAAACGGCAACGGGCAACGGCAAGCTGCTTAGCTGGCTGACTCAACACGCAGAAGAACTGGACCGCAGTTACACGGACGATAGTTTAGCTCGTGTAAAGATTACCTGCCGGATGGCTCGCCGCTTCGTCAATGCAATCGAAGAACCCGATACAACGCTCCGCTATCTGGAAGAAGCGGAACCGCCTCAGCAAGTGATCGGTGTGGCGGGCGGCTAA
- a CDS encoding EF-hand domain-containing protein: MKKFAGVLLSMAAFGLVADYSTANDEDKPREGQRDGERGREGRGRGQRDGDRGPRDGEGRGRGNPLMAALDTDRNGVIDAKEIENAVAALRKLDRNEDGKLTAEEIGGRPPGDRPERGRPGRDDEGRPSPEQMMARFKEADTNEDGKLSKEEAPDRLKEGFARLDADESGFIEKSEFEVLIKRIQEGGGRPPGAGRGRDGDRPRDDDRARDGGRSGKGDRPESE; the protein is encoded by the coding sequence ATGAAAAAGTTTGCGGGTGTATTGTTATCAATGGCTGCGTTTGGCCTGGTGGCGGATTATTCCACTGCCAACGATGAAGACAAGCCGCGTGAAGGACAACGCGACGGAGAACGTGGGCGAGAAGGGCGGGGCCGCGGCCAGCGCGATGGCGATCGTGGGCCGCGTGATGGTGAAGGTCGTGGGCGAGGCAATCCGCTTATGGCAGCTCTGGACACGGATCGCAACGGCGTGATTGACGCGAAAGAAATCGAAAATGCGGTGGCCGCTCTGCGCAAGCTGGACCGCAACGAAGATGGGAAGCTGACAGCCGAAGAAATCGGTGGTCGGCCGCCCGGTGATCGCCCCGAACGTGGTCGACCCGGACGTGATGACGAAGGTCGCCCCAGTCCCGAACAAATGATGGCTCGTTTCAAGGAAGCCGACACAAACGAAGACGGCAAGCTATCGAAAGAAGAAGCACCTGATCGCCTGAAGGAAGGCTTCGCTCGTCTTGATGCCGATGAAAGCGGGTTCATTGAAAAGTCTGAGTTTGAAGTGCTGATCAAGCGCATACAGGAAGGTGGCGGTCGGCCGCCGGGGGCAGGTCGAGGTCGCGATGGCGATCGCCCACGAGACGACGACCGGGCGCGCGATGGTGGCCGTAGTGGCAAGGGAGACCGTCCGGAATCTGAGTAA